AGTTGGTTTTGTAGGGATCACTGAGCAGCGTCCCTCTTGCTCCCCTTCCTTTGGCAGCACGGGGCTGGTCCTCTTGCGGGTGAAGTGGCAGGTGTGGAGACACGTGAGGGAGAAGAACACAATTGCCAAGATCTTCCAGAAGACCGCGAGCAAGTATCCAGAGAAGACGGCGCTGATCTTCCAAGGCACAGATGAGAGCTGGACCTTCCGGCAGCTGGATGAGTACTCCAGCCAGGTGGCCAATTTCTTCTACGGCCAAGGCTTCCGCTCTGGTGACGTGGTGGCTCTTTTTATGGAGTCTCGCAATCAGTATGTGGGGCTGTGGCTCGGCTTGGCCAAGATTGGGGTGGAGACTGCCCTCGTGAACTCCCACCTGCGCATGGAGGCCTTGCTGCACTGCATCACCATCTCCAACTCCAAGGCTGTCATTTTTGGGGTGGAGATGATGGAAGGTGAGGGGCAGATAGATGCATCAAGGGTGCTTTGGACTGGAGTAGGGTGCATCTAGTTTATGGATTTCATGTTCCTTTCCTGCCCACCACAGAGCAGGGACCTGGAAGAGAGTGGACAGTTGAATTATCCAGGAATTggatttgttgggttttttgtttgttgtgttctTGTTGGCCCTTTGGACACCAGGTAGGATCTGGAATTCAGTGCTCTCTGCCTCCCAGGCAGGCCAGCCTGGGTGTGAGGGTCCTTCCTTGTGCCTCTCAGATCCATCCACTGCATGGAGCCCTGGGCTGGGCCTGCCCCGCTGCACAGGACGAGCTTCCCTTGCTCTCCATGGCTGTTATCCACATACCTGCAGCACCTTGGCTCCTGCACCTTGTGTTTCAGTCACGCCTCTGAGGTTGATGGTGTCAACAAACCTCTTGGCACTAAAGAAGTTTTGGCTGGGGatagacagagaacaggatctTCTAGTCCCTGAGGAGGCCTGGGCTGTGGCCTCAGCATCTGTTGATTGTGGGAATGACATCCACCTGGGATGGTTGTCAGCCCTTTGGGGACTCTGCTGAGCACAGCGAGGGTCCTGCTACCTGGGTCAGTGTCTCCCTGAGATTGCCTGGGAGCGCAGGGGGTCTCTGTGCTGTAACCACCCTGCGGTCTTTTTCCATCTCCCCTCTTTACTTTCTCAGCCATGCAGGAAGTGCAGCCCTCCCTGGAGAAATCGGTCCATCTCTTCTGGTCTGGACAAGGAAGCCCCGAGTCTGCTCTTCCTGGTGCAAAACACCTGGACCCTCTCCTGCAGGCGGCCCAGCGGCACCAGCCAACCCCCCCTGATAAGGGCTTTCTTGGTACGTGGTCAACTCTTGGGGGCCAAACTTGCAGTGGTGTATCTACAGATCAGCCAGTTGCAACACTGGCAAGAACATCTGCTCAGGATGCCAATGGCAGATGTCTGCAGCAGGGCCTGGGGTGTTAGGGATGGGTATTACTCCAGTGTCTGAAGCCCAGCCCTGTGTGGAGCAGTATCTTGTCGTGCTCTCCATGTGTCCAACAGATCTGACCTGCCCAGGGTGAACCCAGCATAATGAAATTTTGGCTCAGCTGGCATAAACAAAATCTATAAAATTGACTTTTCCCCCCTCTTCCAGTTCAGCCAGCTCCTAGATAGGGTATGTGATCTTGTCTTCTCATTGCTCTCCAGATAAACTCTTCTACATCTACACGTCTGGCACGACAGGGCTGCCCAAGGCTGCCATTGTGGTGAACTGCCGGTAAGGCCGTGGGCAGGGGCTCGGGGGTGGACGGGGCTGAGCTCTGCCCTGTCCTAGCAAAGCCCCTCTGACCCCGTTGCTGACATGTCCCTTCGCCCTCCTGTCCCAGGTACTTCCGCATGGCCAGCTTAGTTTTTTACGGTTTTCGCATGAGGCCTGATGATGTGATGTACGACTGCCTCCCGCTCTACCACGCTGCAGGTACCGTGTGCCGTAGGGAGCCCTGTGTGCCGGAACCGTCTCTTCCCCTCAGCCAAGCCCAGGGCTCAGGCTGGaggctggtgcagcagcagtCCCTGTGTCAGGAGtagctggctgctgctggcagcgtCTGACCgaagctttttgctttttccctgggAGCCAAGAATTGATCTGGCTGACCTTTGAAGTGGGAAGGGTGTGTGGGAGGGTGGTTATTCCAGCTTTTAGCCTGGCTTTGGAATAGCTGCGCCTTGTTGCTGCTCCCCATGGAAACtcagggagaaggggaaggggtaCCCACCTGGCTGGTTGAGGCGTACTGGGATGTCTaagtgcaaagtgctgccccaaaTCTCATTGCCTCATGTCTCCTCCCCGGTGCCTGTGGTCCTGGGGGTCTGGCTATGTGAACACCCATCTCCTGTGGGCCAGCGTGTGGCCTCCACCTTGCCCTGCCAGGCCTCTACCCAAGCGAGCTGGGCTGGAGGTGTCTGGGGACTGAGGGCTTCCCTGACTGCCTCTCCACAGGGAACATCGTGGGGATCGGGCAGTGCCTGCTGCAGGGCATGACAGTTGTCATCCGCAAGAAGTTCTCGGCTTCACACTTTTGGGAGGACTGTGTGAAATACAACTGCACGGTGAGGCCTTGGGGCAAGGGGCCAGTTGGGACTGGGCAGTGGGGCCTGGGGATCTGTGCCGTGCTGGGGAGAGCGGAGGCCTAGACTCGTTCTGCCTGTCCATCCTAAACCACCTTCCAAGGTGGTGGGGCTGTGTCCTTCCCACCTGGGGTGGCAATTCCACATGTCCAAACCCTTCCCGTGCTCCAGCATTAGCCAGGAGGCCTCTGATATGTTTCACAGACTGGAGCAGTGGATTAACCAGGGTGGGACAGGACCTGGACGAGCTAGCAGGACTCCTGGGTTTTACTGCAGCCTCCTTAGGGGACTTGGGGCATATTGTGCCATTCCTACCTGCCCTAAAGAATCTTCAAACACCCCAGAGCCTGGCAGAGGGGTCCTAGTGAGtccttctctctgtctctctcagaTTGTGCAGTACATCGGGGAGATCTGCCGCTACCTGCTGAACCAGCCGTACCAGGAGGTGGAGTGGCAGCACCGGGTGCGCATGGCACTGGGCAATGGGCTGCGTGCCTCCATCTGGCGGGAGTTCATGGCCCGTTTCGGCATCGCCCAGGTGGCCGAGTTCTACGGGGCCACAGAATGCAACTGCAGCCTGGGAAACTTTGATAACAACGTAAGGCTCCACcaccctccccatgtccccacagggTGCCGCTggc
This region of Columba livia isolate bColLiv1 breed racing homer chromosome 19, bColLiv1.pat.W.v2, whole genome shotgun sequence genomic DNA includes:
- the SLC27A4 gene encoding long-chain fatty acid transport protein 4, which translates into the protein MLRLAAFAALLLFFRLSLELSWAQAIPGLFIFYLGSGGWDFFLIAIKTIRRDVTTGLVLLRVKWQVWRHVREKNTIAKIFQKTASKYPEKTALIFQGTDESWTFRQLDEYSSQVANFFYGQGFRSGDVVALFMESRNQYVGLWLGLAKIGVETALVNSHLRMEALLHCITISNSKAVIFGVEMMEAMQEVQPSLEKSVHLFWSGQGSPESALPGAKHLDPLLQAAQRHQPTPPDKGFLDKLFYIYTSGTTGLPKAAIVVNCRYFRMASLVFYGFRMRPDDVMYDCLPLYHAAGNIVGIGQCLLQGMTVVIRKKFSASHFWEDCVKYNCTIVQYIGEICRYLLNQPYQEVEWQHRVRMALGNGLRASIWREFMARFGIAQVAEFYGATECNCSLGNFDNNVGSCGFNSRILPNVYPIGLVRVDEDTMELIRGPDGVCIRCKPGEPGQLVGRIVKSNPLQHFDGYLNQSATNKKIARDVFKKGDAAYLTGDVLVMDKYGYMYFRDRTGDTFRWKGENVSTTEVEGTLSRILHLMDVVVYGVEIPGIEGKAGMAAIADPENSCNLEVFASELKKALPLYARPVFLRFLHEVSKTSTYKFQKVELRKQGFNPAQVKDRLYFLDSRQGRYLPLDQAAFDRIQSGQQKL